One genomic window of Gemmatimonadaceae bacterium includes the following:
- the ctaD gene encoding cytochrome c oxidase subunit I, translating to MATTVAAPSVTGKAHKYESGIWSWLATTDHKKIGQLYLYTAIGWFVIGGIEALFIRSQLYGPNGRLVSADTYNQLFTMHGTTMIFMAIMPMSAAFFNLLIPLQIGARDVAFPRLNAFSYWVFLAGSLFMNVSWLIHAAPDGGWFAYAPLNTRQFNPGINMDFWVIGLQILGLSSLAAGFNFITTIINMRAPGMHFMRMPVFTWAAFVTQFLIILAFPIITVAVTFLLFDRFFGTKFYEITAGADPLLWQHLFWLFGHPEVYILILPAFGLVSEVLPTFARKPLFGYPVMVYSLILIAFLGFGVWAHHMFAVGMGPVADSIFSITTMLIAIPTGVKIFNWLGTMWGGNLTFRTSTLFAIGLVGLFTIGGISGVMHSSPPSDLMQTDSYFIVAHFHYVLFGGSIMGLFAGIYYYFPKMTGRMMNETLGKWHFWLTFIGMNLAFFPMHFAGLNGMPRRIWSYDANQGWDFDNHLSSYGAFIIAFATLLFLINFIRSRGHGALAGNNPWDAPTIEWSIPSPPPDYNYATIPTVTSRYPMWPQQGPSPLSPPVPTAGADQPLPTYPSAEQLGIPMPTPTIKPLLATLGLTLAFVGLIWHRQIPIILLGGAIFIVMLYAWVLTPLEPEH from the coding sequence AGCCCTCTTCATCCGGTCGCAGCTCTACGGGCCTAACGGACGCCTGGTCTCCGCCGACACGTACAACCAGCTGTTCACGATGCACGGCACGACCATGATTTTCATGGCGATCATGCCGATGTCGGCCGCGTTCTTCAATCTTCTGATTCCGCTGCAGATCGGCGCGCGCGACGTCGCATTCCCGCGCTTGAACGCCTTCAGTTACTGGGTGTTCCTCGCCGGCAGCTTGTTCATGAACGTATCGTGGCTCATCCACGCCGCGCCCGACGGTGGCTGGTTTGCGTACGCTCCGCTCAACACGCGCCAGTTCAACCCCGGCATCAACATGGACTTCTGGGTGATCGGCTTGCAGATCCTCGGACTGTCCTCGCTCGCGGCCGGATTCAATTTCATCACCACGATCATCAACATGCGCGCGCCGGGCATGCACTTCATGCGCATGCCCGTGTTTACGTGGGCCGCATTCGTTACCCAATTCCTGATCATCCTCGCGTTTCCGATCATCACCGTCGCAGTCACGTTCCTGCTCTTCGACCGCTTCTTCGGCACCAAGTTCTACGAGATCACAGCAGGAGCCGATCCGCTGCTCTGGCAACACCTCTTCTGGTTGTTCGGGCACCCTGAGGTCTACATCCTGATCTTGCCGGCATTCGGCCTCGTATCGGAGGTGCTGCCGACCTTCGCCCGCAAGCCGCTGTTCGGCTACCCGGTGATGGTGTACTCGCTCATCCTGATCGCCTTCCTCGGCTTCGGTGTGTGGGCGCACCATATGTTCGCGGTCGGCATGGGACCGGTGGCCGATTCGATCTTCAGCATCACGACGATGCTCATCGCCATTCCCACGGGCGTGAAGATCTTCAACTGGTTAGGCACGATGTGGGGCGGGAACCTCACGTTCCGCACGTCGACGCTGTTCGCGATCGGCTTGGTTGGCCTGTTCACGATCGGCGGCATCTCCGGCGTCATGCACTCGTCGCCGCCGTCTGACCTCATGCAGACCGACAGCTATTTCATCGTCGCCCACTTCCATTACGTGCTGTTCGGCGGCTCGATCATGGGCTTGTTCGCCGGCATCTACTATTACTTCCCGAAGATGACCGGGCGCATGATGAACGAAACGCTCGGCAAATGGCACTTCTGGCTGACGTTCATCGGAATGAACCTCGCGTTCTTTCCCATGCACTTCGCCGGATTGAACGGCATGCCGCGCCGCATCTGGTCGTACGACGCCAATCAGGGCTGGGACTTCGACAACCATCTGTCGTCGTATGGCGCGTTCATCATCGCCTTCGCCACGCTGCTCTTCCTCATCAACTTTATTCGCAGCCGCGGTCACGGCGCGCTCGCCGGCAACAATCCGTGGGACGCGCCGACGATCGAGTGGTCGATTCCCTCGCCGCCACCCGACTACAATTACGCGACGATTCCAACGGTGACGTCGCGGTATCCGATGTGGCCGCAGCAGGGACCGTCGCCGCTGTCGCCGCCCGTTCCGACGGCCGGCGCCGACCAGCCGCTGCCCACGTACCCGTCGGCCGAGCAGTTAGGCATTCCGATGCCGACGCCGACGATCAAGCCGCTCCTGGCGACACTGGGATTGACGCTCGCGTTCGTCGGACTCATCTGGCACCGCCAGATCCCGATCATTCTGTTAGGCGGCGCCATCTTCATCGTCATGCTGTACGCATGGGTCCTCACGCCGCTCGAACCCGAACACTGA